In Anthonomus grandis grandis chromosome 5, icAntGran1.3, whole genome shotgun sequence, the following are encoded in one genomic region:
- the LOC126736865 gene encoding dnaJ homolog subfamily C member 9-like, which translates to MTSFNEKCELYFGTTDFYEVLGITKEASEKEIKKAYHKLSLLVHPDRVDEAHKEVATEKFKVLGRIHSVLQDNEKRKVYDNCGEFDEDADSTFNWKDYWLKMFRKIEISDIQKYEREYVGSETERRDIKRAYEAGKGDMNIILELVAFSSCDSEPRIIDIVREMVDNGEVPEYDGFFNESKIKKMRRLKKWEKERKEVEKIDMSELERQMQENRKRNRDSFCDLISNLEKKYAPKKAKKALTDGSTPVNRRTSKRKLRYVKKRSKSYKRHLYNPRRYKSVPDLQAYVPFIASLFF; encoded by the exons ATGACGAGTTTTAACGAAAAATGTGAGTTGTATTTCGGGACTACAGACTTCTAtgaggtacttggaataacaaAAGAGGCTTCTGAAAAAGAAA TCAAAAAAGCCTACCACAAGCTCTCTCTTCTCGTACATCCAGACAGAGTGGATGAGGCACACAAAGAAGTAGCCactgaaaaatttaaagttcTTGGCAGGATCCACTCAGTTCTTCAAGACAATGAAAAAAGAAAGGTTTATGATAACTGCGGGGAGTTTGATGAAGATGCAGATTCCACATTTAATTGGAAGGACTATTGGCTTAAGATGttcagaaaaattgaaatttctgaTATTCAGAAATATGAGCGGGAATATGTTGGGTCAGAAACTGAGAGGAGAGATATTAAAAGAGCTTATGAAGCAGGCAAAGGAGATATGAATATCATTCTAGAGTTAGTTGCATTTAGTAGCTGCGATTCTGAGCCACGGATAATTGACATTGTTAGAGAAATGGTTGATAATGGGGAGGTGCCAGAATATGATGGCTTCTTTAATGAAagcaaaattaagaaaatgagGCGTCTTAAGAAAtgggaaaaagaaagaaaagaagtaGAGAAAATAGATA tgAGTGAACTAGAAAGACAAATGCAGGAAAATAGGAAACGAAATAGGGATTCTTTTTGCGACCTTATATCAAATCTGGAGAAAAAGTATGCTCCAAAAAAGGCCAAGAAAGCACTAACAGATGGTTCAACACCAGTAAATAGAAGAACTTCTAAGAGAAA ATTGAGGTATGTTAAGAAACGATCAAAATCTTATAAGAGACACTTGTATAATCCAAGAAGATATAAATCTGTACCGGATCTTCAAGCTTATGTTCCATTCATAGCATcactgtttttttga
- the LOC126736856 gene encoding uncharacterized protein LOC126736856 — protein MTTPDLRLLDSFKLSESVCQNFACELSKDERFFFVAESGLFIITQKANLNSQVAKYSCLKHYLKPTDFAVSENINIDLQSFMYELPRELFYETFGSTDLAPKVADLPAIPKIKQAQWSDVNMVDHAFCLLGVLTSFYSLEIYMKIRSENNIIEYKNVLNLSQNIIEQRRTNFVYSNRMPPIQKNNEFKKRVEICAPLVFQWSHCFSYGDYKCSVIFIGHFGGDISIWRVFSLRSAEKEARSEFILRYSTKLGNISALYWHQTKEYGGALCIGDKKGKISVLEIVGLDNQTCRIKNEVEFFSKEDVQVDKISIVSTDKYTFLVAIKQSYLLIFALNASGEVFDFVAYNVNNFYISGITHKDNVLKVCTFTGVLKELVLTVENNNKINILDYTIPVKYDFFGYRVSGYFESTNSILFIMILSPCMLINKKSFKQGDTTICVFSDTNIKPLKLLLDNATGSLRTFWDCLECLRLICVNEQRFPWLGLSSTLEIDSVTVLQLKTLRHIAKISETVFPLIKKVATYEIKPFILLHYLVQIKLIVQRVGNLLEKKSLGSHLTLFELRSIDLQVCFLKELVIGGFLAKAKAGMTFVKEISNILAIANEMEFPDMLQCQFCGEKLISCICLPPHPDSRCVFSMMPIFIAPSYICLMCNSLAHSDIEQYSSVPIICPYCDFPMEAVCLSDNIKKGIGNCATNDLDLIDEVRTKCYDDCVKDSDETIGDLCDNLDNNDILFNNVSDDEEGVKRKLEESELKTLYFKLNSVSITNKTERAHELDIINIA, from the coding sequence ATGACTACCCCAGACTTGAGACTTCTGGACAGCTTTAAACTCTCTGAATCTGTATGTCAGAATTTTGCTTGTGAACTCTCCAAAGATgaacggtttttttttgttgcggAATCAGGATTGTTTATAATTACTCAAAAAGCCAATCTAAATAGTCAAGTTGCAAAGTACAGCTGCCTCAAACATTACCTGAAACCAACAGACTTTGCTGTcagtgaaaatataaatattgactTACAAAGTTTTATGTATGAATTGCCAAGAGAACTTTTTTATGAGACTTTTGGTAGTACAGACTTGGCTCCAAAAGTTGCAGATTTACCTGCAATACCCAAAATTAAACAAGCTCAATGGTCTGATGTCAACATGGTTGACCATGCATTCTGTCTTCTTGGTGTCTTAACTAGTTTTTATAGTTTAGAAATCTATATGAAAATAAGAAGTGAAAACAACATAATTGAgtacaaaaatgttttgaacttATCTCAGAATATAATTGAACAGAgaagaacaaattttgtttACAGTAATAGGATGCCACCCATTCAGaagaataatgaatttaaaaaacgaGTTGAAATTTGTGCACCATTAGTTTTTCAGTGGAGCCACTGTTTCAGCTATGGAGATTACAAATGTTCTGTTATATTTATAGGACATTTTGGAGGTGATATAAGTATTTGGAGAGTGTTTAGCTTAAGATCTGCAGAAAAAGAAGCCAGATCTGAATTTATACTCAGATATAGCACCAAACTTGGTAACATTTCTGCTTTGTATTGGCATCAAACAAAAGAGTATGGAGGAGCTCTTTGCATTGGAGATAAGAAAGGTAAAATATCAGTTTTAGAAATTGTGGGCCTGGACAATCAAACTTGTAGGATTAAAAATGAAgtggaatttttttcaaaagaagatGTGCAAGTAGATAAAATCTCTATAGTGTCAACTGATAAATATACTTTCTTAGTGGCAATAAAGCAAAGTTATCTTCTAATATTTGCCCTTAATGCCTCAGGAGAAGTATTTGATTTTGTAGCATATAATGTCAATAATTTCTATATATCTGGCATCACTCACAAAGATAATGTTTTAAAGGTCTGCACTTTTACTGGTGTTCTTAAAGAACTTGTCTTAACAGTAGAGAAtaacaacaaaattaatattttagactACACCATTCCagtaaaatatgacttttttggTTATAGAGTATCTGGCTACTTTGAATCAACTAATAGCATATTGTTTATTATGATCTTATCCCCTtgtatgttaataaataaaaaaagctttaaacaaGGTGACACAACTATTTGTGTTTTTTCTGATACTAATATAAAACCCTTAAAACTTCTGTTAGACAATGCCACTGGCAGCCTTAGAACATTTTGGGACTGTTTGGAGTGTCTAAGATTAATTTGTGTAAATGAACAAAGATTTCCTTGGCTTGGATTAAGTTCCACTTTAGAAATAGATAGTGTAACAGTATTGCAACTTAAGACTTTGAGACATATTGCCAAAATATCTGAAACGGTCTTTCctctaattaaaaaagtagCAACTTATGAAATCAAGCCATTTATTTTGCTACACTACTTAGTACAGATTAAGCTCATAGTGCAAAGGGTAGGAAacttattggaaaaaaaatctttaggaAGCCACCTTACCTTATTTGAACTAAGAAGTATTGACTTACAAGTTTGCTTCCTTAAAGAACTAGTGATTGGAGGATTTTTAGCTAAAGCAAAAGCTGGAATGACTTTTGTCAAAGAAATATCCAACATTTTAGCCATTGCAAATGAGATGGAATTTCCAGATATGTTACAGTGTCAGTTTTGTGGTGAAAAACTGATAAGTTGTATTTGTTTACCTCCACATCCAGATAGTCGATGTGTATTCTCAATGATGCCAATATTTATTGCTCCTAGTTACATATGTTTAATGTGCAATTCTTTGGCACATTCTGATATAGAGCAATATAGTAGCGTACCAATAATATGCCCCTACTGTGATTTTCCTATGGAGGCAGTATGTTTAAGTGATAATATTAAGAAAGGAATAGGTAATTGTGCTACAAATGACTTGGATTTGATTGATGAGGTGAGGACAAAATGTTATGATGACTGTGTAAAAGATAGTGATGAAACAATAGGGGATTTGTGTGATAACTTAGATAACAATgacattttgtttaataatgttAGTGATGATGAGGAGGgtgttaaaagaaaattagaagaAAGTGAGCTAAAGACtttgtatttcaaattaaaCTCTGTTAGCATTACAAATAAAACAGAGAGAGCCCATGAATTAGACATAATAAATATAGCTTAA